The Suricata suricatta isolate VVHF042 chromosome 3, meerkat_22Aug2017_6uvM2_HiC, whole genome shotgun sequence genome contains the following window.
cgtgacctgaactgaaatcaatagccggacgttcaaccaactgagccacccaggctccccagtgaattcatttattctaacagttttttggtggtctttagttttctgtatatagtgtcatgtcatctgcaaatagtgatagtttCACTTTTTCCTTACCAGTagggatgccttttatttcttatctgtttgctgtggctaggacctcCTGTAATAcgttgaataacagtggtaagagtggacatccttgtcttaatcctgatcttagaggaaaaggtCTTGGTTTTTCACTGTCTACTGGCTTCTTTGTTTCAGGTTACACTCCTGGAACACCTTACAAAGTGTCCTGTTCCCCCACCAGTGGGGCAGTGCCGCCATACTCCTCCTCTCCCAACCCCTACCAGACTGCTGTGTACCCTGTGCGAAGTGCCTACCCCCAGCAGAGCCCCTATGCACAGGTAGGCCTGGGTGTGCTGTGGGTCTCCTAATTAAGTGCTCTTGAGCATTGTGCATGTGGGAAGGGTTGGTTCTCTCTGGGCTCTGACCCATGAGGTGTGGAGCCCTGTGGTATTGGTGTCTCCTCTTCCCTGCAGCAGGGCACGTACTACACACAGCCCTTGTATGCAGCGCCCCCTCACGTCATCCACCACACCACGGTGGTGCAGCCCAATGGCATGCCGGCGACAGTGTACCCTGCTCCCATCCCTCCACCTAGAGGCAACGGCGTCACCATGGGCATGGTGGCTGGGACCACTATGGCCATGTCAGCAGGTGAGTCCTTGACCCTGGGTTGCCTCTTTTATAATGGCATGAGAACCAGGAGAAGGGAGAGCTCACTAATTCTCTGACCCTTGGTTTGATTTTAATGGCTTGACTCTTTTGGAAGGACATACTTTTTGGGAAAGGAATAGCATAtgatccttctttccctttcttttatttcctccccttctccttttgGTTGGGAGGAAAGGTGTGAGGTTTAGGGTGATCAGCCAAGAACCAAGTACCCTCCCCATAGGGTATGACTGGATAGTGATCAATGTATTTGACAGGTGAGTTGAGCCCTTAGCAGTAGGGCTGAGGAGCGTACCAGTGAGCATACCAAGCTTGAGCAGAAGGTGATCACTTGGTATCTGGGTGGGCTGGCCTCCCTGGTACTCTCCTTTAGTGTAGGCTGCAGGGCAAGTTGTGTGAATGTGGGTGTTTGCATGAATCTAGGAAAGCTGGCTTTGTGTTCATGGAGATAACAACTGCTTATAGAAAATCTTTGGCATTGGTCAGCTTTATTTCCCAACGCTTCCCTTGCTCAGAATATTAAATCATGGAGAGATGAGACTCCTGGGTAGGCTGTGCACATCTTCCTGGGGCCGTGGAGCCCCCAGTGGGCATATGGGTTACCTGGGCAGCCAGGTACAGAAGATGTAATTGCTTGCccatggctgtgtgtgtgtgtgtgtgtgtgtgtgtgtgtgtgtgtgtgttagtattGTTCCTtggctctctccccacccccacccccttcactaTAGGGAGATTGTGCTAGAGAGAAAGATACCATGTGTGTTTCTGCTCAGAGCCTCCCTTGTATGTGGTTTTCTCACACTACTCTGTGAAGGCACAGACAGAAGCTGCATGTTTGAGGCATGTGGAGGGAGGGATGGCAGACCCTGGGCTGGTTGTGGCCAGGGAAGGTGGGAAGTGAGGAAGAGCAGGGTGAGGCTGTTAGGTTGGAGGCTATGCTTATCCACAGTTGAACTCAGAGTGCTGAGTTTTCTGCAGTTAtagggaaaatacatttatcttCATGTACGTAGAAGGTCATATACTTTGGAAGAATCTGCCTCCTTTCCTATAatttttaccatcttaaccatttttaactgtATAGTTCAGTAGGGTTAAGTATATTTACATGTTGTGAAACAAAActctttcatcttgtaaaactgcaGATCTGTGCTCATTAAACAAGAGCTGTcctttcccctgccccaccctcccactCCCAAGCCCCTGGCCATCTTCCATTCTACTTTTTATCAGTTTGACTACCTGAGTGAGATACTTTATATTTGTAACTGGAATCCTGTTGGATGTCtctgtggctggcttatttcatttaatataacaTCCTCaatattcatccatgttgtagcatgtgaaaaatttcctcccttttttgttttattataaaagtttatttagggagggacagggagggagatagagagcatctcaagcaggctctacacactGTCACTgaggagcccaatgaggggctcatagtcatgaactgtgagatcctgacctgagctgaagtgcaacacttaactgaccgagccacccaggcacccaaatatttttccttttaaaggcaGTGATTACTTTGTTGGTTATCATCTGATATGCAAAAATCATTGAGTATGCTCATATGAAGGGGAGGTACAAAGCCTACAGACATTATCATATGAGCTTGCTGTGTTTATATGACTTGAGTTGTGTATGATCAGAATTCTGACGGCAGTCTAGGTCAcaaaccacccccctccccgtgcACCTCCATTCTTGTAAAGCAGGCCAGGCCAGAGCTCTCTTGTCAGGCAGTGTGGAGCTGTGTGGTGACGCAGGCGAGCCTTGTGTGGGTGGTGCTGCCTGCCATTAAGACAGCTGCTCTTTCTTCCAGGCACCCTGCTGACTGCCCACTCCCCAACTCCTGTTGCCCCCCACCCAGTCACTGTGCCCACGTACCGGGCCCCGGGAACACCCACCTACAGCTACGTGCCCCCTCAATGGTGATCACTCTGCAAATGTAAGTGACTGGTGAAGCCTGGGTTGGCTTTTTTTCGGTGCAGATTGTTAAATCTACCATATTTTAAGCACTAACGAGAAAAATGCTTAAATGCCCCTGTTAATTCAAGGGCAGTGTGGCATTTAAAGTTTTGTTCTAATTTGGACTCTTTTACAaggtaaaaagaaggaaaccattGAGTAGTTGCTGTGTCCGCTATATACTTTGTTCCTTTCCTCATCTCTGCTCTAATCTCCCACTGCCTCCTACAGGACCCAGGATTCTAGTTGTAAGCAGAAGTCTCTCTAAGGTCTGCGAGAACCAGGAGCAGTAGCCTTACCTGTGGCTGCCTCCTACTGGGTTTTGTCCTCCTCTACTTCAATGAAATACCGTTTTGGAGCAGCCACAGGTGCTGTGTGTGACCGTGTGTGTCTTTCTCCCCCTGCCAGGTTTGAGGATGGAGCTGTGCAGTCACATCATGGAGGTTCCACAGCTGGTGCTGCAGGCCTCGCGCCTCCAACCTGGACTTTCTTCCTAATGCTCTCGACACTTAGCTAAACACTACTATGGCCCAGCCCAGCAGGTTCCAGCGCCATTAGTTTCCAACTAACTCTGTGGGTTGGTCTTAAAGCAATTCCTGTTTTGTGGGCTGCCTGGCAAATTTTTTAGCTAACTGTAATGATAAAAAGGGAGTATTAATCTATTCTGAATCATATCTAGTTGaatgcatgtttaaaaaaacaaacaaaaaacaaagcttgCTCAATCTACCTGCAGTGACTGATGCAAAACCATCATATGCAAAACccaaaggaatggaaaagcaTTTTACAACTTGTATCACTAATGCACTGTTGTAATGTATGCAGAGTCTTAAAGTTATAGgtgttaaaatgaatttcttcatAGAGTATCTGAAATCCCACAGACAATTCTTCAGCCTTTGGGGTTGATATGGGTTGTGAGTTGGTAACGTGGACTTTGAGTTTTCAGCCATCTGTTTCTTTCACACTGACTGCACGGGAAGAGGGTTGCAGGGACAGGGAACCTGCAGGGTTGGCCACCACTGTCTGGGGCGCAGCCAGCTTACTGGATATCCTTTTCTTGCCGTTCAGGCTTGCCGGACATTGTGGTGTGGACATTCTTAGAGATGCTCATGAAAGTGTAGAGTTGTATGGCCAGTACAGTTAAGAGGTCATCTGTGTATCAGCAAAGCAATTTTCTCTGCCATCTAAATTTTCATTATAAGTCTCCTACACATAGAGATGAGATTTTCTGTATCTGTATTGGAAAAGTCCTATGTAGAACTAAATTATTTTCCTGGGATGGAAGATATGTGAAGGAGAAACAGCCACACTTTGATGAGTTattggtttctcttttgtttagcTTAGAAACccattccttctcctccctcccacccccctgaGAAGTTTCAGTTCATGGAAAACCTATGTAGGCATTGTTGttctccaccccacccaccccaagaAGGACAAAGATTTCAGCTGTCTGTTATGAAGAAAGTtgaacatttaaaagaactattaaaagGGAACAAATCTTGATTTGAAATTGTTTCTTGTAGAGAAGCAGGGCTGTGGCTGTGTTTGGGCCCATCTACCTGATGGGGACTTGTCATCTGAGACCATCTGGAAAGGACTTCTGGACATGGGCCTGGGGAGGAAAGAGCTGGTGCCTCTGGTCTGTGAGCCTTGTCTGCCCTGTGTAGCTGAGGGTTCTCAGCACAAAGCAGGTAGGGACAGCAATGGCTCAGGCAGCATCAGAATGCATTTGCCTGCCAGGATTTATTCGGGAAGGATTTTGTGTTTAAAGTCAGAATATTGTACATAAGAAatgaagaggattttttttttcttaaatatgccCAGCTTGTATCAGTGGCAGTTTGTCTGTTCacagagggggtgggagggtgaggGTTTTGTTCCCTTCCAACAGTCTGTCAGGTGGGGTGGGGTATACTCCTGTTCACCCCATCATTTCAAGTGTATAGTCTTTGGTTGGGAGGGGATGCTGCTGTTCCGTCTCTGGCAGCTAGGTCAGGGCTCTGGCACTGGTTTGGCATTTGCCCCATTTTGTGAGTGGGACACCTGACCCCTGAGCCTTTGGTAACctaattttttatagtaagtaccccataattttctttttcacattttattttataagaagttTAGGATATTTTTGCATGGATCATTGTAAACAGAAAGTTCCTTATTTCTAATGTCTATTAACATAGTGTGCTTACTGATAAGTACTTTAAATTGCTTCATTAGCACTtaatccgtgtgtgtgtgtgtgtgtgtgtgtgtgtgtgtgtgtgtgtgagagagagagagagagagagagagagagaaccatttaCCCCAGGCACACAGTTTGTGTCCCCTTTAACTCTGTATTGGTTATTCCTTCTGTACTGTGGATGGTTTATAATACCCCTGAGGTTCTAAGGGTTCCAGCCCTAAATATCAAAAATGGAAACccgaatacacacacacacacacacacacacacacacacacacacacccacacacacacacacccacaccccccccccccccccccccccccccccccccccccccccccccccccccccgtgaggGTGGAGTCACTGGAATAAGCAGAGTTGTATAGGATGCTTCATTGAGCTTGCTTGAGACACGGTGCACACGGGGTGAGCGTTCTCACGAGCACGGAATTAAATGGTGTTTTCAAGACCAAGAAGGTTGGGTTGCCTTTTGCCCCCATTTACACCAGCTTCATAAATACTTTCCcttctataaatttttaaaatcctttttcccttttgtgaAGGTGAGTTGGGAGACTTTATCACATACTTTTGCATAATGGAATACATCTGTGTGGAAATCTTTTCATATCAGGGCATCAGCTATCAAATGTGATAATGAAAGGTAGATCTTGTCTAGTAGGTAAGATTCTGGACATATGAATAGTAGCAAAACTATCATAGATTGTAATTTTAACAGCAGTTCCAGTAAAATTAAGGAATAGAACTTCTGTTGTAAATTGCATAATTTGACACTCCAATTGTAATTGTGGAGCATTCAGagaaactgcctttttttttgtatgtgacaTTCTTAATTTGATACTATTTCTGCTGAATTATGGTTCTTTTGGAAGTGGAGACAGGCCAGCAAAGGACCTAATTCTCCTAAACATGAACGTCATCATGGATGATACAAAAAAATTGTTCTATAGCCTCTCTGCCAAGGTTCAGGAGGTCTGTTTCTCTGCTGTTGGAAATTTTGTTTGGATCTGGGTCAGGTGCCTTCAGTCTGCTGCCTCTCAGGAGTGAGGCCAACTTCAGGACCAGGGCCATTCGTGGGAGGCATGAAGGCAAGGCGCTTCCAGAACCTTTTATGTCTTCTGTGTTAAGTGTAGTCAGAACATTCTTGGTATGGTTATGAGGCCTACCAGTTGCTATTCTGTGAATCTGTTTCTTGAGTGCTATGCAAGTGTAGTATTTACAGGAGGTGAGACACGTCTTGAGACTTGGGCAGTGCCTCGCTCCATCTGGTGACACCATCGCTTCTATACTAAGAGGAAATATGTTCTTACATATTTTGCATATGCTGATATGTGGTGTGGTGCCTGCCATCGGCGGTGAAAGGGTGGCACACACCAGCCACATCAATATTGGGGCCTACTGCAGAAAGGAAATCCACACTTCTTCACCTATTCTTGGAAACAGTATTACTCTGACTGGTTGGGACACCTTCTCCCCATCTGGCAGCTAATGGCTGGATGCCCCAGTCATTGCCAGCCTGGGTGTTGCCCAGTCAGGACAGGATTCCTGTCTGACCCCTCAGCAGGTTAATGGATGGTTTTAAGGTTGAGTGCTTTGAGGGCAAGGGGCAGCTTCTGGTTCTTTCTGGTGCTTTCTAAGTAAGGGTGGGTGGAGTTTTCTCTAGAGACGAGTGTGGTTGgctcaggggaagggcagactgCTTAGCTTTCTCTAGCGTATctcagatgttttgttttttccctgagCTGTTGAATTTTCAGCCTGAGCTTTCTGAAGGTGCATCAGACTTTATTGAACAGACTTGCAGATGACCTGCTGCAGAAGAGGGTCTAGTCTTTTTGGGTAGAAAGTTGCAAAGCTGTTCTTACATGTTTCAGAGGatttgtctcccccacccccacccatttGAAGAACAGAAGACTCTAGGGGTAACCTTAAAGTTTACTCActtgggacagagagacagaggagaggcgGGCATCTGTTCAGGGGACCTGCAGTGGCTTCAGGGCTGTTGGGGTGGCGATGACAGGTGTCTCGTTTGGGCCTTCTGAGCCCCGTCAGTCTCCTGTGGGTCCTTGTGTAGACTAGTGGTCAGTAAAACAGATGGGCCCTGCTGTGCCCCGGCAGGGCCACTGTGATGGCTGCTCAGAGGAGAGGCCTCAAGGAGCCACGTGGGTTGTGACTGACT
Protein-coding sequences here:
- the FAM168B gene encoding myelin-associated neurite-outgrowth inhibitor isoform X1, with translation MNPVYSPGSSGVPYANAKGIGYPAGFPMSYAAAAPAYSPNMYPGANPTFQTGYTPGTPYKVSCSPTSGAVPPYSSSPNPYQTAVYPVRSAYPQQSPYAQQGTYYTQPLYAAPPHVIHHTTVVQPNGMPATVYPAPIPPPRGNGVTMGMVAGTTMAMSAGTLLTAHSPTPVAPHPVTVPTYRAPGTPTYSYVPPQW
- the FAM168B gene encoding myelin-associated neurite-outgrowth inhibitor isoform X2 — encoded protein: MNPVYSPGSSGVPYANAKGIGYPAGFPMSYAAAAPAYSPNMYPGANPTFQTGYTPGTPYKVSCSPTSGAVPPYSSSPNPYQTAVYPVRSAYPQQSPYAQGTYYTQPLYAAPPHVIHHTTVVQPNGMPATVYPAPIPPPRGNGVTMGMVAGTTMAMSAGTLLTAHSPTPVAPHPVTVPTYRAPGTPTYSYVPPQW